A single Desulfovibrio gilichinskyi DNA region contains:
- a CDS encoding SU10 major capsid protein, with protein MAEIKTLTYSTNYDKSIVDEVDELITNLTPTQTAFISSIGKGTCETTTPDWLEDTLDDAGENAHIEGSDSEAEACTPPERLSNVTQILKKTLFVSGTLKASKLHGRKKELEYQTGKKTKELAKDTEFAALNNATKVAGDTVTPRKMLGAFGWVDPATGNYFNFAGNTAETNHITEEIMTDVLQSMWEQGAEPTTVLAPPAQKRKISNFTDGGRLTFNSNASEKKLTMAVRLIETDFGVVAVIPTRTIKPTDAAGILYDRVLIYDKALFKLQTLKGRGLKREALAKTGDGEKFHIITEKTLKCHSKKAVGVIENLTRTKVAA; from the coding sequence ATGGCTGAAATTAAAACTCTTACCTATTCCACAAATTACGACAAATCTATTGTTGATGAAGTCGATGAATTAATTACCAATCTTACACCGACACAGACAGCGTTTATTTCTTCAATCGGTAAAGGAACTTGTGAAACCACAACCCCTGACTGGCTTGAAGATACCCTTGATGATGCAGGGGAAAACGCACACATTGAGGGGTCCGATTCCGAAGCCGAAGCTTGTACCCCTCCTGAACGACTCAGTAACGTAACTCAGATTCTTAAAAAGACTCTGTTTGTCTCCGGCACTCTCAAGGCTTCCAAGCTTCATGGACGTAAAAAGGAACTTGAGTACCAGACTGGCAAGAAGACAAAAGAGCTTGCAAAGGATACCGAATTTGCTGCTTTAAATAACGCAACAAAGGTTGCAGGGGATACCGTTACACCACGTAAAATGCTTGGGGCGTTCGGGTGGGTTGATCCTGCAACTGGTAACTACTTCAATTTTGCGGGAAATACCGCAGAAACAAATCACATTACCGAAGAAATTATGACTGATGTGTTGCAGTCAATGTGGGAACAGGGCGCAGAGCCGACAACTGTTCTTGCTCCTCCGGCTCAGAAAAGGAAGATCAGTAACTTTACTGATGGCGGTCGCCTGACCTTCAATTCCAATGCTTCTGAAAAGAAACTCACAATGGCTGTACGTTTGATTGAAACTGACTTCGGAGTCGTTGCGGTTATCCCTACCCGCACAATTAAGCCTACTGATGCAGCCGGAATCCTTTATGACCGTGTTTTGATCTACGACAAAGCACTGTTTAAACTCCAGACGTTGAAAGGCCGTGGGCTTAAGCGTGAAGCTCTTGCTAAAACTGGTGACGGTGAGAAATTCCATATCATCACTGAAAAGACCCTTAAATGTCACAGCAAAAAGGCTGTTGGCGTAATTGAAAACCTGACCCGCACCAAAGTAGCGGCATAA
- a CDS encoding OmpH family outer membrane protein gives MFKKTLTFVALIVISAFLVGCQQQDSKGAKVGFVDTGKVFKECKAGVEGMAYLKKESEDFQSTFKDMQKELAGNQTEANSAKFQAALSEYQTKMGAEQNRIVGALNGAFTKAVDEYRKENGLDAVFSVESAVSFDEKSEISSAIIDSMNKMDIKIKAE, from the coding sequence ATGTTTAAGAAAACACTAACATTTGTCGCACTTATTGTTATCTCAGCTTTTCTTGTCGGCTGTCAACAGCAGGACTCAAAAGGAGCTAAAGTAGGCTTCGTAGATACTGGAAAAGTATTCAAAGAATGCAAAGCCGGCGTTGAAGGAATGGCTTACCTCAAAAAAGAAAGCGAAGACTTCCAGTCCACTTTCAAAGATATGCAGAAAGAACTTGCAGGGAACCAGACTGAAGCTAATTCTGCAAAATTCCAGGCAGCTCTCAGCGAATATCAGACCAAAATGGGTGCTGAACAGAACCGCATAGTAGGCGCACTTAACGGCGCATTTACTAAAGCCGTTGACGAATATCGCAAAGAAAATGGCCTTGACGCAGTATTCTCCGTTGAATCAGCAGTAAGCTTTGATGAGAAATCTGAAATCAGCTCTGCAATTATTGACTCAATGAACAAAATGGACATTAAAATCAAAGCTGAGTAG
- the ercA gene encoding alcohol dehydrogenase-like regulatory protein ErcA, whose protein sequence is MKEVMEMRKFVAPELVFGAGSSLLVGQYAENFGARRVLIVSDPGVLECSWTTAVKESLIKANIETFVFSDVSENPQDVEVMKGAEFYKKNNCDCIVAVGGGSSMDCAKGIGIVTTNNAHILSFEGVDMVHAPGPPLICIPTTAGSSADVSQFAIITDTVRHVKISIVSKAMVPDAALVDPTLTTTMDSQLTAATGLDALTHGIEAYVSNANSALTDLLALDSIKLVSENIVGVIKDPQNVKLRGFVMLGSMEAGLAFSNAILGAVHAMAHSLGGHLNLPHGECNAILLPYVIKINFPFAVERYIDIAKAMSVDVDGKTDDQICEALVETVIKLRKDAGMVKSLKDFDLKKEDIPKLASLALKDACMITNPVALTQKDLENIYEAAF, encoded by the coding sequence ATGAAAGAAGTTATGGAAATGCGGAAATTTGTAGCTCCTGAACTGGTTTTTGGTGCTGGATCTTCATTACTTGTCGGACAGTATGCTGAAAATTTTGGAGCTAGAAGAGTTTTGATCGTTAGCGATCCAGGGGTCTTGGAGTGTAGCTGGACTACTGCAGTTAAAGAGAGTCTGATCAAAGCTAATATTGAAACTTTTGTTTTCAGTGATGTTTCAGAAAATCCACAAGATGTTGAAGTCATGAAAGGGGCTGAATTCTACAAGAAAAACAATTGCGATTGCATTGTTGCTGTTGGAGGGGGAAGCTCAATGGATTGTGCCAAAGGTATCGGTATCGTTACAACAAATAATGCTCATATCCTTTCATTTGAGGGAGTGGACATGGTTCATGCTCCAGGTCCGCCATTGATATGTATTCCTACAACTGCCGGTAGTTCTGCGGATGTTTCCCAGTTTGCAATAATAACTGACACGGTGCGTCACGTTAAAATCAGTATTGTCAGCAAGGCAATGGTTCCGGATGCAGCTCTTGTTGACCCGACGCTTACAACTACAATGGATTCTCAATTAACCGCTGCTACCGGTTTGGATGCTTTAACTCATGGCATCGAGGCTTATGTATCAAACGCAAATTCCGCATTAACGGATCTGCTTGCTCTTGATTCCATAAAATTAGTCAGTGAAAATATCGTCGGAGTCATTAAAGATCCTCAAAATGTAAAATTGCGAGGTTTTGTAATGCTTGGGAGTATGGAAGCCGGGCTTGCCTTTTCAAATGCCATACTAGGAGCTGTGCATGCTATGGCTCACAGCCTTGGCGGTCATTTAAACCTTCCCCACGGCGAATGTAATGCAATACTCCTGCCTTATGTTATCAAGATTAATTTCCCTTTCGCTGTAGAACGATATATTGACATAGCAAAAGCTATGTCCGTTGATGTGGATGGCAAAACTGATGATCAGATATGTGAAGCTCTTGTGGAAACCGTCATCAAACTTAGAAAGGATGCCGGTATGGTGAAGAGCCTTAAAGATTTTGACCTGAAAAAAGAAGATATACCAAAGCTGGCCAGTTTGGCTTTGAAAGATGCATGTATGATCACTAATCCTGTAGCCTTAACACAAAAAGACCTCGAGAATATTTATGAAGCGGCGTTCTAA
- a CDS encoding DUF4301 family protein, which yields MSTEKDFREVENKLQDIIGDSVSAKVLADQFMRLKKGFTPTKLDRSCTVKDGISIIPQEDKIGLLSVFNAALELGRITKFVPASGAATRMFKFLLEFMKTGHKNFDADLESEESSLEMARVFIASLPKFAFYDDLKTAMKIGGDDLDECLAENDCRTILEYLLTPKGLNYSQFPKGLIPFHVHADGPRTPLEEHVLEAIEYAKDEEGKVRLHFTVAPAHRDQTKAYLSEVIKKFPEYDFDISYSEQSRATDTIAVDLKNEIFRTDDNKVLFRPAGHGALLVNLNELNGDIVFLKNIDNVVPDRLKDDTIEYKKLLGGLLILLQSQVFDCIKMLKKPSLTEFELAVTSLFVVTRLHLTLPKTFFIMDLAAKADILITKLNKPIRVCGMVKNQGDPGGGPFWVVGSDGTISPQIVEKNQVDMNNPKQAEILKSSTHFNPVDIVCGLRDYRGKQFNLMNYTDPETGFISHKSEQGRALKALELPGLWNGSMADWLTIFVEVPLSTFSPVKAVNDLLKDEHQA from the coding sequence ATGTCAACTGAAAAAGATTTCCGCGAAGTGGAGAACAAATTGCAGGATATTATTGGTGACAGCGTTTCGGCTAAGGTTCTGGCTGATCAGTTTATGCGCCTTAAGAAAGGGTTTACGCCAACAAAACTTGATCGTTCATGCACCGTAAAAGATGGTATTTCAATTATCCCCCAAGAAGATAAAATAGGCTTACTTAGTGTTTTTAATGCCGCTCTTGAGCTCGGGCGTATAACAAAGTTTGTGCCTGCTTCCGGCGCAGCTACCCGCATGTTTAAATTTTTGCTAGAATTCATGAAAACAGGTCATAAAAATTTTGATGCTGATTTAGAGAGTGAGGAATCGTCACTTGAAATGGCTCGTGTATTTATTGCGTCGCTCCCTAAGTTTGCTTTTTATGACGACCTTAAAACAGCAATGAAAATTGGCGGGGATGATTTAGATGAATGCCTTGCAGAAAATGATTGCCGCACAATTCTGGAATATTTGCTTACCCCGAAAGGGCTTAACTACTCGCAGTTTCCTAAAGGGTTGATCCCGTTTCATGTTCATGCAGATGGACCGCGGACACCGTTGGAAGAGCATGTTTTAGAAGCGATTGAATATGCAAAAGATGAGGAAGGTAAGGTTCGTCTGCATTTTACTGTCGCTCCGGCTCATAGAGACCAGACAAAAGCGTATCTTTCGGAAGTTATTAAGAAATTCCCTGAATATGATTTTGATATTTCTTATTCGGAACAGAGTCGCGCTACAGATACAATTGCGGTTGATTTAAAGAATGAAATTTTCAGGACGGATGACAATAAAGTTTTATTCAGGCCGGCTGGACATGGAGCGTTACTTGTTAATTTAAATGAATTAAACGGTGATATAGTTTTCCTTAAAAATATTGATAACGTAGTTCCAGACAGGCTTAAAGATGACACAATTGAATATAAAAAACTGCTTGGCGGGCTTTTAATTCTGCTTCAGAGTCAGGTGTTTGATTGTATTAAAATGCTTAAGAAGCCCTCGCTCACAGAATTTGAATTAGCCGTAACTTCTCTTTTTGTTGTGACTCGTTTGCATCTGACTTTGCCGAAAACTTTTTTTATAATGGATCTGGCTGCAAAGGCGGATATCTTAATAACTAAGCTTAACAAACCGATTCGTGTTTGCGGTATGGTGAAAAATCAGGGCGACCCGGGGGGAGGTCCATTTTGGGTTGTAGGTTCAGACGGGACAATCTCACCGCAGATTGTTGAAAAAAATCAGGTTGATATGAATAACCCTAAACAGGCTGAGATTCTTAAATCTTCTACCCATTTTAATCCTGTTGATATCGTTTGCGGGCTGCGCGATTACCGCGGCAAACAGTTTAATCTGATGAATTATACTGACCCCGAAACTGGGTTTATTTCTCATAAATCCGAACAGGGGCGTGCGCTTAAGGCTCTTGAATTACCTGGTCTTTGGAATGGATCAATGGCGGATTGGTTGACGATTTTTGTTGAAGTCCCGCTCAGCACTTTTTCACCTGTAAAAGCTGTTAACGATCTTTTAAAGGACGAGCATCAAGCTTAG
- a CDS encoding phage antirepressor N-terminal domain-containing protein has translation MSTAKLSPVQFHGHTLFILSHNDEPYTPMKPIVESMGMDWKTQYRKILTNQDRWTVVKMTMVAKDGRNRDTLCLPLRMLPAFFATVQPNRIKDLATRQKIILFQKECDNALWDYWNNGIAINPRLALTPAQKNEIQTLVKSKVAALPDTVNSQKTYMEIWGRVKNKFKVGTYKEIDSNKFDELVTYVKAMQLNIAENLPLPIEPDPTSLFIDFLLQSQDKLSTPINQTAEKLRQGIVHKLKFPTSLNPAPNELAIFNNLVHSVDRSVRDVEDALLNVQAGLRDMESFVRMISKS, from the coding sequence ATGTCTACTGCAAAACTCTCACCCGTCCAATTCCACGGACACACGCTTTTCATTCTCTCCCACAATGACGAACCGTACACACCTATGAAGCCCATAGTTGAAAGCATGGGCATGGATTGGAAAACACAGTACAGAAAAATCCTAACCAACCAAGATCGTTGGACCGTGGTCAAAATGACCATGGTTGCCAAAGATGGAAGAAATAGGGACACCCTTTGTCTCCCCCTCCGTATGCTCCCCGCTTTCTTTGCCACGGTTCAGCCTAATAGAATCAAAGACCTTGCCACTCGTCAAAAGATCATCCTGTTTCAAAAAGAATGCGACAACGCCCTATGGGATTACTGGAACAACGGTATTGCTATCAATCCTCGTCTGGCTCTGACTCCTGCTCAAAAGAACGAGATACAGACTCTTGTTAAATCCAAAGTTGCCGCCCTGCCGGATACGGTGAACAGTCAAAAAACTTATATGGAAATATGGGGCCGGGTTAAGAACAAGTTCAAAGTTGGAACTTACAAGGAAATTGATTCTAATAAGTTTGACGAACTAGTTACCTACGTCAAAGCCATGCAATTAAACATTGCTGAAAATCTGCCCTTGCCAATTGAACCGGACCCGACAAGTTTGTTTATCGATTTTCTTTTACAATCTCAGGACAAACTTAGTACCCCCATCAATCAAACTGCCGAAAAGCTTCGTCAGGGCATTGTCCATAAACTCAAGTTTCCTACTTCGCTTAATCCTGCGCCTAATGAGCTTGCTATTTTCAACAACCTTGTTCACTCCGTTGACCGCAGTGTACGGGATGTTGAGGATGCCTTGTTGAATGTTCAAGCTGGATTACGAGACATGGAATCCTTTGTTCGCATGATTTCAAAGAGCTAA
- a CDS encoding LamG-like jellyroll fold domain-containing protein, which yields MAENDYTYSAPNIDASPGGDSVKSSILEKNQARVEQIITHLNTHKNRTATHGVVSAIVGTEDTQILSNKTLADPIVSYAGEPALNAPVTRAYVEGQSNLAVTQAGVARDEAVVARNEAVAARDIAVDAAAFLKISDTPILSGLATKNEGETLTVEITNHEAVNKYLVSVSGGTFTIVGGIISWILPNVDIDTSYNMTVFASKDGYQESKAATHTVLVKYVPIQEGPTMAFANTVDGWPGATIDGDGIQPPAYSGGLVNENQIVTAQMEVEVTSGQKTVLDGTTATFLKVLEELYAGMLLVTDKGNVFVESVESSTVSSADIVDLLDDGSCVALYNFNGSLNGSGEAASSIVPKSSVSYITGKVGQAVSINNGTAPCNVPVDDIQHAGVSVWTNPSLNSHTSGSYRIMWLMMGGICGVDFGRGSVTIFGQNVALDTSAWKNLNKFINICITSDGKNGYLYIDKTLVKTITNISLTGSGALTDLAHGANDAQSMDQLRVFNRTLTQDDVDKIYEEGQKAYSCIINLPAAPAKVFKNPLQGETLVVSTRSTATSLETNQLVKEGESLFLDGVEGVAGATSGELGEYPNKPYTSELGTPIESANVTGWISANAFDGDIANRWAGLSTAADLAINGSWIGWKFKEPISLEEYSLTPLADPRNLGATINLRASNDGVTWTTIQTDNSVYAEHSYPVASTDKFTHWAVSNNTKLDYYMNVLELAFKKRGNFSVDITSFGLTTPPQYASRKIENIFAIGVGNANEYIGPEIVVEQGEGSTASKLVLTSAGSIAAKIFVEGGLNNNILCDGQDVAVASVSEEIVDGISPVKQIIPDMTGETTDGCTITASRSDYGPAYACWKVGKANQPSNSDYWQANGYPTDLVIAFDSPKTISKYSLISAFSYVQNSQTWALYKGASLTGPWTLLHQQAAAFTWSSTGGGTQTLNFDLGASHTANYFKLNCGNTAQHGYSGLGRVRLFGTESKKMTKTIVNLETPLDKVPAKVAIPDCYSLTPAGYISELSDGKLKLTVDKIEFPDNPELKQLAMSVRSPEDMRFTDGKIYIQEKP from the coding sequence ATGGCTGAAAACGATTATACATATAGTGCACCTAATATTGATGCGTCACCGGGCGGTGATTCTGTAAAAAGCTCTATTCTTGAAAAGAATCAGGCGAGAGTTGAACAGATAATAACCCACTTGAATACTCACAAGAACAGGACGGCAACACATGGCGTTGTTTCTGCAATTGTAGGCACAGAAGACACGCAGATTTTGAGCAACAAGACTCTGGCTGACCCGATAGTATCATACGCAGGGGAACCCGCATTAAATGCGCCTGTCACAAGGGCATATGTGGAAGGGCAAAGTAATCTTGCTGTTACTCAGGCAGGTGTTGCAAGGGATGAGGCGGTGGTTGCGAGAAATGAAGCCGTTGCAGCACGAGACATTGCTGTTGATGCTGCTGCATTCTTGAAAATCTCTGACACTCCAATTCTTTCAGGCTTGGCAACTAAAAATGAAGGGGAAACACTAACTGTTGAGATTACAAACCATGAAGCAGTAAATAAATACTTGGTTTCTGTTTCAGGTGGAACGTTTACAATTGTTGGCGGTATTATTTCATGGATTTTGCCAAATGTTGATATTGATACCAGCTACAACATGACTGTTTTTGCTTCAAAGGATGGTTATCAGGAATCGAAAGCAGCTACTCATACAGTGTTGGTTAAATATGTTCCGATTCAGGAAGGACCGACAATGGCATTTGCCAACACTGTTGACGGTTGGCCCGGTGCTACAATTGACGGTGACGGCATCCAGCCTCCAGCTTATTCAGGTGGGCTTGTTAATGAAAATCAGATTGTAACCGCACAGATGGAAGTTGAGGTGACGAGCGGACAAAAAACGGTTTTAGACGGAACCACTGCAACTTTTCTTAAAGTTCTTGAAGAGCTTTATGCAGGTATGCTTTTAGTCACTGACAAGGGCAATGTGTTCGTTGAAAGTGTAGAGTCGTCAACAGTATCTTCAGCCGATATAGTAGATCTTCTTGATGATGGATCATGCGTTGCACTTTACAATTTTAACGGGTCATTAAATGGTTCAGGTGAGGCTGCAAGTTCTATAGTTCCAAAAAGTTCGGTTAGCTACATTACAGGAAAAGTTGGTCAAGCTGTGTCTATAAATAATGGAACAGCTCCATGTAATGTACCAGTTGATGATATCCAACACGCTGGCGTGTCTGTGTGGACTAACCCTTCTTTAAATAGTCATACGAGCGGAAGTTATCGAATCATGTGGTTGATGATGGGGGGAATTTGCGGTGTCGATTTTGGTCGTGGCTCTGTAACTATTTTTGGTCAAAATGTGGCTCTGGATACCTCCGCATGGAAAAATCTAAACAAGTTTATCAATATATGTATAACTTCAGACGGTAAAAATGGATATTTATATATTGATAAAACGCTCGTAAAGACAATCACTAATATAAGTCTTACCGGATCAGGAGCTTTAACTGATTTGGCACACGGAGCCAATGATGCTCAATCTATGGATCAACTGAGAGTATTTAACAGAACATTAACTCAAGATGATGTTGATAAGATTTATGAAGAAGGGCAAAAAGCTTATTCCTGCATAATTAATCTTCCTGCCGCTCCGGCAAAAGTATTTAAAAACCCATTACAGGGTGAGACTTTAGTTGTCAGCACACGTTCTACCGCAACGAGTCTTGAAACCAATCAGCTAGTTAAAGAAGGTGAAAGTCTTTTCTTAGACGGGGTTGAGGGTGTTGCAGGAGCTACCAGTGGCGAACTTGGGGAGTATCCTAATAAACCATATACGTCTGAGTTAGGGACTCCTATAGAGTCCGCAAATGTTACAGGCTGGATTTCAGCTAATGCCTTTGATGGGGATATTGCCAATCGTTGGGCAGGTTTAAGCACTGCCGCAGATCTTGCAATAAATGGTTCATGGATTGGGTGGAAGTTTAAGGAACCTATTTCTTTAGAAGAGTATAGCTTAACTCCATTAGCTGATCCTAGAAATTTAGGGGCTACTATTAATCTACGAGCTTCAAATGACGGAGTAACTTGGACAACAATACAAACAGACAATTCAGTTTATGCAGAACATAGCTACCCTGTAGCATCAACCGACAAATTCACTCATTGGGCTGTGTCTAACAATACGAAACTTGATTATTACATGAACGTACTTGAATTGGCTTTTAAGAAAAGAGGCAACTTTTCGGTAGATATAACTTCTTTCGGCTTGACCACGCCCCCCCAATATGCCTCACGAAAGATAGAAAATATTTTTGCAATTGGGGTGGGTAATGCCAACGAGTATATAGGCCCGGAAATTGTGGTGGAACAGGGTGAGGGGTCTACAGCATCTAAGCTCGTTTTAACTTCCGCCGGATCAATAGCCGCAAAAATATTTGTTGAAGGCGGACTGAATAATAATATTTTATGTGATGGACAGGATGTTGCGGTTGCAAGCGTTAGTGAAGAAATCGTGGATGGTATAAGCCCGGTTAAGCAGATAATACCAGACATGACGGGTGAAACCACAGACGGATGTACTATAACCGCAAGTAGATCTGATTACGGTCCAGCTTATGCCTGCTGGAAGGTTGGTAAAGCTAATCAACCTTCAAACTCAGATTATTGGCAGGCAAATGGATATCCAACTGATCTAGTTATTGCATTTGATTCACCTAAAACGATTAGTAAATATTCCTTAATATCAGCCTTTTCATATGTTCAAAACTCGCAAACTTGGGCTTTGTACAAAGGGGCTTCCTTAACAGGTCCGTGGACTTTGTTACATCAACAGGCGGCTGCTTTTACGTGGTCATCCACTGGAGGTGGGACACAGACACTAAACTTTGATCTAGGTGCGTCGCACACGGCTAACTACTTCAAACTTAACTGCGGTAATACTGCACAGCATGGATATTCAGGGCTTGGGCGAGTTCGTTTATTTGGTACTGAATCAAAAAAAATGACTAAAACAATCGTTAATCTGGAAACACCACTGGACAAGGTTCCAGCTAAAGTCGCAATTCCAGACTGTTATAGCTTAACACCTGCAGGCTATATCTCTGAACTCTCTGACGGTAAACTTAAGCTAACTGTGGATAAAATAGAGTTCCCAGATAATCCAGAATTAAAACAATTGGCTATGTCTGTACGGTCACCGGAAGATATGCGCTTTACTGACGGTAAAATTTATATTCAGGAGAAACCATAA
- a CDS encoding PAS domain-containing sensor histidine kinase, translating to MKRRSNPEGAEIVRNKLIGLGENSMRKSYYPELRDRIYELERFRALVEHANDAFFVLDVSSWCFADVNATALKKTNFSREEMLTRSPDSIFPKETCELMRAVSSDSESSAFHRNEDISLTELLGKNGIRVPVEITVRVHLVGGIPYLVMVARDVTRKLADQRELQNTRNYLGNVIDSMQSILVGINEELKVVLWNASAVEETGVAKKDALGSYIFNLMPELRKFEQLISRTIQNEKTGETEIFTVEHIGGTVIFEIVVFPFKGEGEAGAVIRIDNITDRTRMEEVMVQTEKMMTVGGLAAGMAHEINNPLGGILQASQNVLRRLSSDLEINQQVALECGTTFDAIYAYCNKRGIISKIESIQQLGERSAKIVANMLQFSRQTGGKQDCTSLTDIVNTAIELSSSGYELYQTKGHKGVQIIREFDESVPDIYCAPSEIEQVLINLVKNSAQAITSAVKESESKIGKIYVRIKREGSHVRLEIEDNGPGMDADTKKKALEPFFTTKGIGEGTGLGLFVSYFIITQKHKGSFVIETSPMLGTKIIIKFPVANQCLGLG from the coding sequence ATGAAGCGGCGTTCTAATCCAGAGGGGGCTGAAATAGTTCGCAACAAGCTTATCGGGCTTGGTGAGAATTCAATGCGTAAAAGTTATTATCCGGAACTGCGGGACCGGATTTATGAACTTGAACGATTCAGAGCTTTGGTTGAGCATGCTAACGATGCTTTTTTTGTTTTGGATGTTTCGTCATGGTGTTTTGCCGACGTGAATGCAACAGCTTTGAAAAAGACTAATTTTTCCCGTGAAGAAATGTTAACAAGATCGCCTGACTCTATATTCCCAAAAGAAACATGTGAACTTATGCGAGCTGTCAGTTCTGACAGTGAATCATCTGCATTTCATCGAAATGAAGATATTTCTCTGACGGAACTTTTGGGTAAAAACGGTATCCGTGTCCCTGTTGAGATAACTGTGCGGGTTCATCTGGTAGGCGGTATTCCTTATCTTGTAATGGTTGCCCGTGATGTAACGCGTAAACTTGCGGATCAACGGGAGTTGCAGAATACTCGTAATTACCTTGGAAATGTAATTGATTCTATGCAGTCGATTCTTGTTGGAATAAATGAAGAATTAAAGGTTGTTCTCTGGAATGCTTCAGCGGTGGAAGAGACAGGAGTTGCAAAGAAAGATGCTTTAGGAAGTTATATTTTTAATCTGATGCCTGAGCTGAGAAAATTTGAACAGCTTATTTCTCGGACAATTCAAAATGAGAAAACTGGAGAAACAGAAATTTTTACAGTTGAACATATTGGCGGGACGGTCATTTTTGAGATAGTAGTTTTTCCTTTTAAAGGCGAAGGGGAGGCTGGAGCTGTTATCCGTATTGATAACATTACAGATAGAACCAGAATGGAAGAAGTTATGGTTCAAACTGAGAAAATGATGACCGTTGGCGGGTTGGCTGCCGGTATGGCTCATGAAATAAACAATCCTTTGGGAGGAATTCTTCAGGCAAGTCAGAATGTATTACGCCGACTTTCTTCAGATCTGGAAATAAATCAGCAGGTTGCTCTTGAATGCGGTACAACTTTTGATGCTATTTATGCATATTGTAATAAGCGTGGAATTATCTCTAAAATTGAATCTATTCAGCAGTTAGGCGAGCGTTCAGCCAAGATAGTTGCTAATATGCTTCAGTTCAGCAGGCAGACCGGTGGCAAGCAGGACTGCACAAGTCTTACAGATATTGTTAATACAGCAATTGAACTTTCTTCCAGCGGTTACGAGTTATACCAAACAAAAGGGCACAAGGGAGTGCAGATAATTCGTGAATTTGATGAATCTGTTCCTGATATCTACTGTGCTCCGTCTGAGATTGAGCAAGTTCTAATCAATCTGGTTAAAAATTCAGCACAGGCAATAACTTCCGCAGTAAAAGAAAGCGAAAGTAAAATAGGCAAAATTTATGTAAGAATTAAAAGAGAAGGGAGTCATGTAAGGCTTGAGATTGAGGATAACGGCCCCGGTATGGATGCAGATACCAAAAAGAAAGCCTTGGAACCTTTTTTTACAACAAAAGGAATCGGAGAAGGAACTGGTCTCGGTTTATTTGTTTCGTACTTTATTATTACCCAAAAACATAAAGGCAGCTTTGTTATTGAAACCAGCCCGATGTTGGGAACAAAAATTATAATTAAATTTCCTGTTGCCAATCAGTGTCTCGGGCTGGGTTAG